A part of Leptospira congkakensis genomic DNA contains:
- the panC gene encoding pantoate--beta-alanine ligase: protein MIVVSDILELKKQIGDWKRANLSIGFCPTMGSLHQGHMDLVEVSKKQTDKTIVSIFVNPTQFNDPKDFENYPIHTETDLKLCEEKGVDLVFLPDVKTMYPETKTPIFLTIPELQKHLCGRTRPGHFEGVLQIVSKLFHLTEPTKAFFGLKDYQQFRVISAMVENLNFPLEMIGVPTRREEDGLAMSSRNVRLSTKERETASLIPRMFALAKKTILGGEKDIQLLKEILRDFLLTGVSVRIDYLEVVDPIDLNPKETLSGEVLLALAVFVGEVRLIDNQIITIPN, encoded by the coding sequence ATGATTGTAGTATCCGATATCCTTGAATTAAAAAAACAAATTGGAGATTGGAAACGAGCAAACCTTTCGATTGGGTTTTGTCCTACTATGGGAAGTTTACACCAAGGACATATGGACTTGGTAGAGGTTTCCAAAAAACAAACAGACAAAACAATCGTATCCATTTTTGTAAATCCCACACAATTTAACGATCCAAAAGATTTCGAAAACTATCCAATTCATACGGAAACAGATCTAAAGTTATGCGAAGAGAAAGGAGTGGATTTGGTATTTTTACCGGATGTCAAAACCATGTATCCGGAAACAAAAACTCCCATTTTTTTAACTATTCCTGAATTACAAAAACATCTATGTGGTCGCACGAGGCCTGGCCATTTCGAAGGTGTTTTACAAATTGTTTCTAAACTTTTCCATTTAACAGAGCCAACTAAAGCTTTTTTTGGGCTGAAAGACTACCAACAGTTCCGAGTGATTTCGGCTATGGTGGAAAATTTGAATTTTCCCCTAGAGATGATAGGTGTGCCTACTAGACGAGAAGAAGACGGACTTGCCATGAGTTCCAGAAATGTTCGTCTCTCTACTAAAGAAAGAGAGACAGCTAGTTTGATTCCAAGAATGTTTGCTCTTGCAAAAAAGACAATCCTTGGAGGAGAAAAGGATATCCAACTGTTAAAAGAAATCCTTAGGGACTTTTTACTGACTGGAGTTTCTGTTCGTATTGATTATTTAGAAGTAGTCGATCCAATCGATCTAAATCCCAAAGAAACATTATCTGGTGAGGTATTACTGGCGTTAGCTGTTTTTGTTGGTGAGGTACGTCTCATTGATAATCAAATCATTACAATTCCTAATTAA
- the hisD gene encoding histidinol dehydrogenase: MPIPILVCDKNESKTFDRFLSGAKEDLSSATEKVLPILEAVRTKGDKALIEFTEKFDGIKLSSVTLDPNSIQTNLDPKIKESFLRAKANIEAFHEAQKRESWSRTIDGNRLGVKYTAIPSLSVYAPGGKALYPSSVLMGVIPAKIAGVKNIQLITPPQKDGLPEILIWLCQILGVNRIVTVGGAQGIAAAAYGTESIPKSEFIVGPGNSYVAAAKSYLAGCGLIGIDSPAGPSEVCIIADSSANPKWIACDMLSQAEHGEDSSAILLTTEEEFANKVREELERAFVERPKRLEMKKNSIYKNSAILVFKSLEDCIWFSNELAPEHLEIQTKDNESVFSKIEHAGSVFIGPYSPVAMGDYITGTNHILPTARGSRIYSSLGVDTFLKRVTFQEVTKESLENLYPFVKLMSELEGLDEEHGTSVKVRTEDSL, from the coding sequence ATGCCGATTCCTATTCTAGTTTGCGACAAAAACGAAAGTAAAACCTTTGATCGTTTTCTTTCTGGTGCGAAAGAAGACCTTAGTTCTGCCACAGAAAAAGTCCTTCCGATTTTAGAAGCTGTAAGAACCAAAGGGGACAAAGCACTTATCGAATTTACGGAAAAGTTTGACGGCATCAAACTTAGTTCTGTCACTTTAGATCCAAATTCCATCCAAACCAATTTGGATCCAAAAATCAAAGAATCCTTCCTTCGAGCTAAGGCAAACATTGAGGCTTTCCATGAAGCACAAAAAAGAGAGTCCTGGTCACGAACCATTGACGGGAATCGGTTAGGTGTTAAATACACTGCAATTCCTTCACTTTCCGTTTATGCACCAGGTGGTAAGGCATTGTATCCTTCGAGTGTTCTTATGGGAGTGATTCCCGCAAAAATTGCCGGAGTCAAAAATATCCAACTCATCACTCCGCCGCAAAAAGATGGGCTTCCTGAAATTCTCATCTGGCTTTGTCAAATTTTAGGAGTGAATCGAATCGTCACTGTTGGTGGTGCCCAAGGGATCGCTGCTGCAGCTTATGGAACAGAAAGTATTCCTAAATCGGAATTTATTGTAGGGCCAGGAAACTCTTACGTAGCTGCCGCCAAATCGTATTTAGCTGGTTGTGGTCTAATTGGGATCGATAGCCCAGCAGGACCAAGCGAGGTTTGTATCATTGCCGATTCGTCCGCCAATCCGAAATGGATCGCCTGCGATATGTTATCACAAGCGGAACATGGAGAAGATTCCTCTGCTATTTTACTCACAACAGAAGAAGAGTTTGCAAACAAAGTAAGAGAGGAATTGGAAAGAGCATTTGTCGAGCGCCCGAAACGTTTGGAAATGAAAAAAAATTCTATCTATAAAAATTCGGCGATATTGGTATTTAAAAGTTTAGAAGACTGTATTTGGTTCTCCAATGAATTAGCACCGGAACATTTAGAAATCCAAACAAAAGACAACGAATCCGTATTTTCCAAAATCGAACATGCCGGTAGTGTTTTTATTGGCCCATATTCTCCTGTTGCCATGGGAGATTATATTACTGGAACTAATCATATTCTTCCAACCGCCAGAGGAAGTAGAATTTATTCTTCGTTAGGTGTAGATACTTTTCTCAAACGAGTTACATTCCAAGAAGTCACAAAAGAGTCTTTAGAAAATTTATATCCTTTTGTTAAGCTTATGTCTGAATTAGAAGGTTTGGATGAGGAACATGGAACAAGTGTGAAGGTTCGGACTGAGGATTCTTTATGA
- a CDS encoding LIC11435 family protein, whose protein sequence is MWNKFLTFSILFFFFIPSIFSQNTGDESTQYQLRWMDVDGATGYVLEIKNSSGYLVLSERVSGTSYDLVNYTSGIYEHRVAVVNKLGKVGSYSDWVKFEVVVSKVPTLTKDSVYSVSKEEKEKVFLLEGKDFIYPMKVYMVTGGKRILAKKVIIESDSVAKATFAVDADTDTGIYDLVLENPRNKVLTAKQRVVLSDSKEKAAIFAARQERIVKKEIPEDYYETPYFSTLWRSTVIPGWGQKYIDGKNWKLYVYPFVAVSAVAVYANSYNKFISARSDYQSAVLLGVVLADRQDAQILWLANRTNAEAKFNSAKTELGVIQAGAGVLGVFLLYNIVDSYFSAKRNVANIEPGFPLGESTKRIQANVTSEAGWNQSKFAYEYGSRYQIEFSSRF, encoded by the coding sequence ATGTGGAATAAGTTTTTAACATTTTCAATTTTATTTTTCTTTTTTATACCCTCAATTTTTTCCCAAAATACAGGGGATGAGTCTACCCAATACCAATTGCGTTGGATGGATGTAGATGGAGCCACTGGCTATGTTTTGGAAATCAAAAATTCCAGTGGTTATCTTGTGCTTTCGGAACGAGTAAGCGGAACAAGTTATGACTTAGTGAATTATACTTCTGGAATTTACGAACATCGTGTTGCTGTTGTCAACAAACTGGGAAAAGTGGGAAGTTATTCGGATTGGGTGAAGTTTGAAGTAGTTGTTTCAAAAGTGCCAACACTCACCAAGGATTCAGTATATTCTGTTTCCAAAGAAGAAAAGGAAAAAGTATTTTTACTTGAGGGTAAAGATTTTATTTATCCCATGAAAGTTTATATGGTGACCGGTGGGAAAAGAATCCTCGCAAAGAAAGTCATCATTGAATCAGATTCTGTAGCAAAAGCAACTTTTGCTGTTGATGCGGATACAGACACAGGGATTTATGATTTAGTTTTAGAAAATCCTCGAAATAAAGTGCTCACTGCAAAACAAAGAGTCGTTTTGTCTGATTCCAAAGAAAAGGCTGCCATTTTTGCCGCAAGGCAAGAACGAATTGTTAAAAAAGAAATTCCTGAAGACTATTATGAGACTCCTTATTTTTCCACGCTTTGGCGTTCTACGGTGATACCAGGTTGGGGCCAAAAATACATTGATGGAAAAAATTGGAAACTTTATGTGTATCCTTTTGTTGCGGTATCTGCTGTAGCAGTGTATGCCAATTCTTATAATAAATTTATCTCTGCTCGTTCGGATTATCAATCGGCAGTTCTTTTAGGTGTTGTACTTGCCGACAGGCAAGATGCACAAATTTTATGGTTAGCGAATCGAACCAATGCAGAAGCAAAATTTAATTCCGCTAAGACTGAGTTAGGTGTGATCCAAGCCGGAGCCGGGGTTCTCGGTGTTTTTTTGCTCTATAATATTGTTGATTCGTACTTTTCTGCCAAACGTAATGTAGCGAACATAGAACCTGGGTTTCCATTAGGTGAATCAACAAAACGGATTCAAGCAAATGTTACTTCCGAAGCAGGTTGGAACCAATCAAAATTTGCCTATGAATACGGGTCACGTTACCAAATCGAATTCTCCTCACGTTTCTGA